A stretch of DNA from Deltaproteobacteria bacterium:
CCAGTACTCATTTTTGTTTCCGTGGCGTCGGGTTTTTCGGCGCCTTTTTGCCGCAATCAGCTCACTATTTGGAGTCTTCATATGGCCACCGAGACCCTTGCCAAGGGATACGAACCCGCCGACGTGGAAAAGCGCTGGCTGGACTACTGGACTTCCCATCAGACGTTTACCCCGGACGCGGCCAAGGCCGCCGCGCATCCCGCCAACAACTATTCCATCGTCATCCCGCCGCCCAACGTCACCGGGGCCCTGCACATGGGGCATGCCCTGAATCTCACGCTGCAGGACATCATGTGTCGCTACATGCGTCAGCGCGGCAAGACCGTGCTTTGGGTGCCGGGCACGGACCATGCCGGCATCGCCACGCAGAACGTGGTCGAGCGCAAGCTTTTGGCCCAGGGGACAAAGCGCGAGGATCTGGGCCGTGAAAAGTTCATCGAGCAGGTCTGGGAGTGGAAGGAGGACTACGGCGGGCGTATCCTGAACCAGATCCGGCGTCTGGGGGCCAGCGTGGACTGGACCCGCGAGCGTTTCACCATGGACGAGGGCCTATCCCGCGCCGTGCGCGAGGTCTTCGTGTCTTTGTACGAGCAGGGCCTCATCTATCGCGGCAAGTACATCGTCAATTGGTGCACGCGGTGCCATACGGCCCTGGCCGACGACGAGGTCGAATATGCCCCGGCCAAGTCCACCCTCTACCATCTTTCCTATCCGCTTGAAGACGGCTCCGGTTCCGTGACCGTGGCCACGGTGCGCCCCGAGACCATGCTCGGCGACACGGCCGTGGCCGTGCATCCGGAGGACGAACGCTACCAGTCCATGATCGGAAAATTTGTCATCCTGCCCCTGGTCGGACGGCGCATCCCAGTCATCGCCGACGCCTATGTCGACCGCGAGTTCGGCACGGGTTGCCTCAAGATCACCCCGGCCCACGACATGAACGACTGGGAGTTGGGCCGCAAGTACGGTCTGGAGGCCATCGGCGTCATCGACGATGCCGGCCGCATGAACGACAACGCTCCCGAGGCCTATCGCGGCCTGACCGCGGCCGAATGCCGCGCGGCCATTGTCGAGGATCTCAAGGCCTGCGGATCGCTTACGGCCGAGGAGCCCTACGAGAACAAGGTCAATCAGTGCTACCGATGCAAGACGACCATCGAACCGTTCGTTTCCGAGCAGTGGTTCGTGTCCGTCAAGCCTTTGGCCGAAAAGGCCCGGGCCGCCGTGGAAGACGGCCGCACGACCATCTGGCCGGCGCAGTGGAACAAGACCTACTATAACTGGCTCGACAACATCCGCGACTGGTGCATCTCGCGCCAGCTGTGGTGGGGTCACCGCATCCCGGTCTGGACCTGCGCCGACTGCGGCGAGACCATCGTCGCCCGTCAGGATCCGACCTCCTGCACCAAGTGCGGCGGCAGCCGCCT
This window harbors:
- a CDS encoding valine--tRNA ligase, whose translation is MATETLAKGYEPADVEKRWLDYWTSHQTFTPDAAKAAAHPANNYSIVIPPPNVTGALHMGHALNLTLQDIMCRYMRQRGKTVLWVPGTDHAGIATQNVVERKLLAQGTKREDLGREKFIEQVWEWKEDYGGRILNQIRRLGASVDWTRERFTMDEGLSRAVREVFVSLYEQGLIYRGKYIVNWCTRCHTALADDEVEYAPAKSTLYHLSYPLEDGSGSVTVATVRPETMLGDTAVAVHPEDERYQSMIGKFVILPLVGRRIPVIADAYVDREFGTGCLKITPAHDMNDWELGRKYGLEAIGVIDDAGRMNDNAPEAYRGLTAAECRAAIVEDLKACGSLTAEEPYENKVNQCYRCKTTIEPFVSEQWFVSVKPLAEKARAAVEDGRTTIWPAQWNKTYYNWLDNIRDWCISRQLWWGHRIPVWTCADCGETIVARQDPTSCTKCGGSRLTQDEDVLDTWFSSALWPFSTMGWPDKTPELAAFYPTSLLVTGFDILFFWVARMMMMGLKFMDNVPFKDVYIHALVRDEHGKKMSKSTGNVIDPLAMIDTYGCDSLRFTLTSFAAMGRDIKLSEARIEGYRHFINKIWNAARFALMHVDGSEPGFDPAALTGLHHQWILHRLEMLKKEHAAQIEGYRFNEAAQGLYGFVWREFCDWYLELIKPELYGEDQAAKAAARSCLKHVLSEIMVIAHPIIPFVTQEIWACIPSLDAESLALRPYPKPRPECENEGAVADMEFLQGVIVAVRNIRAELGIAPGVQLPVLMRAGGEDRVFLAAHETEIAALARVGSLTVAPDLTAPKGCASAVVRGCELFVPLDGVVDFEAELARLDKEIGKIAKELDFVTKKLGNESFVGKAPAEVVAKEQAKAAEFAEKKATLEQLRGKLQDFIR